The Oscillatoria sp. FACHB-1407 genomic interval GTCCCATCGACACCAATCCTGAACTTAGAAGTCCCATCGAGACTAAGCCAAAGGAGATTGCCCCCATTGAGACAAGCCCAATCGAGATAATTCCGTGAGTGACAATCCCGATCGCCACAACCCCATGTGCTGATACCCCGATCGCCACAATGCCATGAGCACCAATTCCCACAGAAACTTTCTTCTGCTTTTTGAGTGTTTCAGTCATTAAACTCAACCAAATTCAATTAAAAATACGCTTGAGAGCAGGAATGCGAGACAACACAAAATAGTCGAGCAGTAACACAATCACTAA includes:
- a CDS encoding copper resistance protein, whose protein sequence is MTETLKKQKKVSVGIGAHGIVAIGVSAHGVVAIGIVTHGIISIGLVSMGAISFGLVSMGLLSSGLVSMGLAAFGPHSMELVQPAQNQQDTHHHHSP